One window of Paenibacillus albicereus genomic DNA carries:
- a CDS encoding AMP-binding protein, producing the protein MSSRFESRWAGFRRLPHLARPAGRLYALCLESREETAALALYLREEGASALLLSEDMPLDAAFETSLESGCCGLVYGRADQFLAGPQPQARTPWEPSLLQHSSGTTGRSKLLRRTWADIAEETADYNRALEQAGAGADSGLTTVVLAPVSHSFGLLCGVVATLARGGEPVLAPARNPKAMLAALREHPRHLAYGVPLLFHLLSSLAGKGMRFHRLLSSGAPMTEPLFERLQASADTLMQQYGCTELGCVSLSARMAGVQDIGAELGRFEARAGSGPDEPAELALRRRQPLAAAAGEYGRGAGAPLPTLTAAEEERGERRPDGIVLSDPGAGAGGRESAAERTEFRTGDLAYRAADGGLRLVARVDDVINIGGRKVYPAAVERALLQVEGVREAVVYGSRHPVMGERVSARIVADGSVGEEAIREACRKLLPAYQVPAAIALVSALPVLPSGKISRARLRREEE; encoded by the coding sequence ATGTCCAGCCGATTTGAGTCTCGTTGGGCCGGGTTCCGCCGGCTGCCGCATCTCGCGCGGCCGGCCGGCAGGCTGTACGCGCTCTGTCTCGAAAGCCGCGAGGAGACGGCGGCGCTGGCGCTCTATCTGCGCGAGGAGGGCGCGTCCGCGCTGCTGCTGAGCGAGGACATGCCGCTGGACGCGGCGTTCGAGACCTCGCTCGAGAGCGGCTGCTGCGGCCTCGTCTACGGCCGCGCCGACCAGTTCCTGGCCGGGCCGCAGCCGCAGGCGCGGACGCCGTGGGAGCCGTCGCTGCTCCAGCATTCCTCCGGCACGACCGGCCGCTCCAAGCTGCTGCGGCGGACGTGGGCCGACATCGCCGAGGAGACGGCCGATTACAACCGCGCGCTCGAGCAGGCCGGCGCCGGCGCGGACAGCGGCCTGACGACGGTCGTGCTCGCGCCGGTGTCGCATTCCTTCGGCTTGCTGTGCGGCGTCGTGGCCACGCTGGCGCGGGGAGGCGAGCCGGTGCTCGCTCCGGCCCGCAACCCCAAGGCGATGCTGGCCGCGCTGCGCGAGCATCCGCGCCATCTGGCCTACGGCGTGCCGCTGCTGTTCCATCTGCTGTCCTCGCTCGCGGGAAAGGGCATGCGCTTCCACCGGCTGCTCTCCTCCGGCGCGCCGATGACGGAGCCGCTGTTCGAGCGCCTGCAGGCCTCGGCGGACACGCTCATGCAGCAGTACGGCTGCACCGAGCTCGGCTGCGTCTCGCTGTCCGCCCGCATGGCCGGCGTCCAAGACATCGGCGCGGAGCTCGGCCGCTTCGAGGCGCGGGCGGGCAGCGGCCCGGACGAGCCGGCGGAGCTTGCGCTGCGCCGCCGGCAGCCGCTTGCCGCAGCCGCCGGCGAATATGGTCGCGGCGCCGGTGCGCCTTTGCCGACGCTGACCGCAGCGGAGGAGGAAAGGGGCGAGCGGCGTCCGGACGGGATCGTCCTGTCCGATCCGGGAGCAGGCGCCGGGGGCCGGGAATCCGCCGCCGAGCGCACGGAATTCCGCACCGGCGATCTGGCCTACCGCGCGGCGGACGGCGGGCTGCGGCTCGTCGCCCGCGTGGACGACGTCATCAACATCGGCGGGCGCAAGGTGTATCCGGCCGCGGTCGAACGGGCGCTGCTGCAAGTGGAAGGCGTACGCGAGGCGGTCGTCTACGGCAGCCGCCACCCGGTCATGGGCGAGCGCGTGAGCGCGCGCATCGTCGCCGACGGAAGCGTGGGCGAGGAGGCGATCCGCGAGGCATGCCGCAAGCTTTTGCCCGCCTATCAGGTGCCGGCCGCGATCGCGCTCGTCTCCGCCCTGCCCGTACTGCCTTCGGGCAAGATCAGCCGCGCGCGCCTGCGCCGGGAGGAGGAATAA
- a CDS encoding IucA/IucC family protein gives MMPDRQLDDGMRLEEQMRQRERSRHDEHVHENERWMQGEPVRQDELGRRDEHLPSAPASRQDELVQQALRSPAYDKVGERMRRQLAESMLFERLVPYEELPAEGGPEGRPRLLFSLRGTDRNGASVSYEAEGRRTATFGRIRLDGPVRRRSAGGAAEGTPLGMMMAELLRGTDVEPDSLAAFIRELEETRLKDAIYRYGHPSPVAALRELPYRELETELGEGHPYHPSYKSRVGFDYADNFRYGPEYRPELRLLWAAVRDDGWLHRACAPELSLESLVREELGEETVEAFRARLRGLGHDPDAYALLPVHPWQWRHRIARALADPIREGTIVLLGEGGDLYAPQQSIRTMTNRSRPERPYAKLAMSLVNTSASRYLSPHSVASAPQTSRWLSGMIAGDGYLRDEARLVLLEEFAGVVYDPPPADESVEPDIYGVLACLWRESLEPKLEAGEQAAPFNALFAEDADGTFIGPWLERYGVRRWTRRLLEVSLLPAAHLLVAHGVALESHGQNMALLHRGGWPERSALKDVHEGFYYHPPLLAEPQACPDYRSIHENFGLAAPNALFEQDDPASVRDTLLDALLLFNLGELSWMLERRHGFAEEAFWELAAERLDAHFERFPQLAQRLAAFDPFTPTSRVEALTKGRLFPDPAATYCHEAPNPLAAARHRIQERKAMLHVQPI, from the coding sequence ATGATGCCGGACAGGCAGCTGGACGATGGAATGCGACTGGAAGAGCAGATGCGGCAACGCGAGCGATCACGGCACGACGAGCACGTGCACGAGAACGAGCGCTGGATGCAGGGCGAGCCTGTGCGGCAGGACGAGCTTGGACGCCGGGACGAGCATCTGCCGTCGGCCCCGGCGTCCCGGCAGGACGAGCTCGTGCAGCAGGCGCTGCGCTCGCCTGCTTATGACAAGGTCGGCGAGCGGATGCGCCGCCAGCTGGCCGAGTCGATGCTGTTCGAGCGGCTCGTGCCGTACGAGGAGCTGCCCGCGGAAGGCGGGCCGGAAGGGCGGCCGCGGCTGCTGTTCTCGCTGCGGGGGACGGACCGGAACGGAGCTTCCGTCTCGTATGAAGCGGAGGGCCGCCGGACAGCGACGTTCGGCCGCATCCGGCTGGACGGTCCGGTCCGCCGGCGCTCGGCCGGCGGGGCGGCGGAGGGAACGCCGCTCGGCATGATGATGGCGGAGCTGCTGCGCGGCACCGATGTCGAGCCGGACAGCCTCGCCGCGTTCATTCGCGAGCTGGAAGAGACGCGCCTCAAGGATGCGATCTACCGCTACGGCCATCCATCTCCGGTCGCCGCGCTCCGCGAGCTGCCGTACCGGGAGCTGGAGACGGAGCTCGGCGAAGGCCATCCTTATCATCCATCGTACAAGTCGCGGGTCGGCTTCGACTATGCGGACAACTTCCGCTACGGGCCGGAATATCGTCCGGAGCTGAGGCTGCTGTGGGCGGCGGTGCGGGACGACGGCTGGCTGCATCGGGCCTGCGCGCCGGAGTTGTCGCTGGAGAGCCTGGTCCGCGAGGAGCTGGGGGAGGAGACGGTGGAGGCGTTCCGCGCCCGGCTGCGCGGACTCGGCCATGATCCGGACGCTTACGCGCTGCTGCCGGTCCATCCTTGGCAATGGCGCCACCGGATCGCGCGGGCGCTGGCGGACCCGATCCGCGAGGGGACGATCGTGCTGCTCGGCGAGGGAGGCGACCTGTACGCGCCGCAGCAGTCGATCCGCACGATGACGAACCGCTCCCGGCCGGAGAGGCCGTACGCGAAGCTGGCGATGAGCCTCGTCAACACGTCGGCCTCGCGCTATCTGAGCCCGCATTCGGTCGCGAGCGCGCCTCAGACGTCGCGCTGGCTGAGCGGGATGATCGCCGGCGACGGCTATCTGCGCGACGAGGCGAGGCTGGTGCTGCTCGAGGAATTCGCCGGCGTCGTCTACGATCCGCCGCCTGCGGACGAGAGCGTCGAGCCGGACATCTACGGCGTGCTCGCCTGCCTCTGGCGCGAGTCGCTCGAGCCGAAGCTGGAGGCGGGCGAGCAGGCCGCGCCGTTCAACGCCTTGTTCGCGGAGGACGCGGACGGCACGTTCATCGGCCCCTGGCTGGAGCGATACGGCGTCCGGCGGTGGACGCGCCGGCTGCTGGAGGTGTCGCTGCTGCCGGCCGCGCATCTGCTCGTCGCGCACGGCGTCGCGCTGGAGTCGCACGGGCAGAACATGGCGCTGCTGCATCGCGGCGGCTGGCCGGAGCGCTCCGCGCTCAAGGACGTGCACGAAGGCTTTTATTATCACCCTCCGCTGCTGGCCGAGCCGCAGGCATGTCCGGATTATCGCTCGATCCATGAGAACTTCGGCCTCGCCGCGCCGAACGCGCTGTTCGAGCAGGACGATCCGGCCTCCGTGCGCGATACGCTCCTGGATGCGCTGCTGCTGTTCAACCTCGGCGAGCTGAGCTGGATGCTGGAGCGCCGCCACGGCTTCGCGGAGGAAGCGTTCTGGGAGCTGGCGGCCGAGCGTTTGGACGCCCATTTCGAGCGTTTCCCGCAGCTGGCGCAGAGGCTGGCCGCCTTCGACCCCTTCACCCCGACAAGCCGGGTGGAGGCGCTGACCAAGGGGCGGCTGTTCCCGGACCCGGCGGCCACCTACTGCCACGAGGCGCCGAATCCGCTGGCCGCCGCCCGCCATCGAATTCAAGAAAGGAAGGCGATGCTCCATGTCCAGCCGATTTGA
- a CDS encoding Gfo/Idh/MocA family protein yields the protein MSKIKIAVFGCGAIAQRRHIPEYAENGLAELVAYADPILERAQEMADQYGGKAYASYEELLASEDVDAVSVCTPNHLHAEMAIYAANAGKHVLVEKPMAATAEEGEQMIEAARRNGVFLMVGHNQRLMPPHVKAKEILDSGELGRVLTFRTSFGHPGPESWSVDGAGSWFFRKDEAVMGAMGDLGVHKSDFIRYLLDDEVAEVAGFIGTVDKKDTDVDDNASCLLRMKGGAIGTLVASWTQYKGGDNSTVLWCERGVMKIGTVDGDEVIVEPTEGLTQTYKVGAMATNEKQVPSGVIDAFLDSISTGTPPAISGEEGLKSLKVILAAFESQRTGQFVKL from the coding sequence ATGAGCAAAATCAAGATCGCGGTCTTCGGCTGCGGCGCGATCGCCCAGCGCAGACATATCCCCGAGTATGCCGAGAACGGGCTGGCGGAACTGGTCGCCTACGCCGATCCGATCCTGGAGCGGGCGCAAGAGATGGCGGACCAATACGGCGGCAAGGCGTATGCCAGCTATGAGGAGCTGCTCGCCAGCGAGGACGTCGATGCCGTGAGCGTCTGCACGCCGAACCACCTGCATGCCGAGATGGCGATATACGCGGCGAACGCGGGCAAGCATGTGCTGGTCGAGAAGCCGATGGCCGCGACCGCGGAGGAAGGCGAGCAGATGATCGAGGCCGCGCGCCGCAACGGCGTCTTCCTCATGGTCGGCCACAACCAGCGCCTGATGCCTCCGCATGTCAAGGCCAAGGAGATTCTCGACTCCGGCGAGCTCGGCCGCGTGCTGACCTTCCGCACGTCGTTCGGCCATCCCGGTCCCGAGAGCTGGAGCGTCGACGGCGCGGGCAGCTGGTTCTTCCGCAAGGACGAAGCCGTCATGGGCGCCATGGGCGATCTCGGCGTGCACAAGTCGGACTTCATCCGCTATCTGCTGGACGACGAGGTGGCGGAGGTCGCCGGCTTCATCGGCACGGTGGACAAGAAGGACACGGACGTGGACGACAATGCCTCCTGCCTGCTGCGCATGAAGGGCGGCGCGATCGGCACGCTGGTCGCCAGCTGGACGCAGTACAAGGGCGGCGACAACAGCACGGTGCTCTGGTGCGAGCGCGGCGTCATGAAGATCGGCACCGTCGACGGCGACGAGGTCATCGTCGAGCCGACCGAGGGCCTCACCCAGACGTACAAGGTCGGCGCCATGGCGACCAACGAGAAGCAAGTGCCGAGCGGCGTCATCGACGCGTTCCTGGATTCGATCTCGACCGGCACGCCGCCGGCGATCTCCGGCGAGGAAGGCCTGAAGTCGCTGAAGGTCATCCTCGCGGCGTTCGAGTCGCAGCGGACCGGCCAGTTCGTCAAGCTGTAA
- a CDS encoding sugar phosphate isomerase/epimerase family protein codes for MKTALCTISFRHQLVSFRELAELAARLGYDGIELWGAHAAQLHELNRRQAEEDLGRLRAHGLSISMVSHYVDVSPEADFAASRDRCLRLIERALWCGAPRLRIFAGGRGSAELNGGERRSVIEQACELGALCREAGVQLLLETHPATLLDTPAMAAEMMRLADALRPGAALLNFDALHLWEAGGDPAVCWRELKPWIGYLHLKNIDRLEHVGVFRPDIVYAAGGSREGMVALRDGAIDYEPLLELAAGEPELFGSVEWFGGDPAGMLARESRWLRGRLARAQAVAAGAPG; via the coding sequence ATGAAGACGGCGCTGTGCACGATTTCGTTCCGCCATCAGCTCGTCTCGTTCCGCGAGCTGGCGGAGCTGGCCGCGCGGCTCGGCTACGACGGCATCGAGCTGTGGGGCGCCCATGCCGCCCAGCTCCATGAGCTGAACCGCCGGCAGGCCGAAGAGGACCTTGGGCGGCTCCGCGCGCACGGCCTCTCGATCTCGATGGTAAGCCACTATGTCGATGTCTCGCCGGAGGCCGATTTTGCCGCGAGCCGCGACCGCTGCCTGAGGCTGATCGAGCGCGCCCTCTGGTGCGGGGCTCCGCGCCTGCGCATCTTCGCCGGTGGCCGCGGCAGCGCCGAGCTGAACGGCGGCGAGCGCCGCTCCGTCATCGAGCAGGCATGCGAGCTCGGGGCGCTCTGCCGCGAGGCGGGCGTGCAGCTGCTGCTGGAGACGCATCCGGCGACGCTGCTCGACACGCCGGCGATGGCGGCGGAGATGATGCGGCTGGCCGATGCGCTGCGGCCGGGAGCGGCGCTGCTCAACTTCGACGCCCTCCATCTGTGGGAGGCGGGAGGCGACCCGGCCGTCTGCTGGCGGGAGCTGAAGCCGTGGATCGGCTACCTGCACCTCAAGAACATCGACCGGCTGGAGCATGTCGGCGTCTTCCGCCCCGATATCGTCTATGCGGCCGGAGGCAGCCGCGAGGGCATGGTCGCGCTCCGCGACGGCGCGATCGACTACGAGCCGCTGCTGGAGCTCGCCGCGGGCGAGCCGGAGCTGTTCGGCTCGGTCGAATGGTTCGGCGGCGACCCCGCCGGCATGCTCGCCCGCGAGAGCCGCTGGCTGCGCGGCCGGTTGGCTCGGGCGCAGGCGGTGGCGGCCGGCGCTCCGGGCTGA
- a CDS encoding helix-turn-helix domain-containing protein, with amino-acid sequence MEISRWGPFVLETSVLICDYSSHYKPFLHDARSGLQHYLFRLQTEGTCEVASGGASYRLAGGDLLLLRPGDDYHLIVNEPAKKGRLSSGDYYLFCQGTWIDGWWSRKARPTVSPIGADEQLITLWRSLLLEKRRHALDEDAELKDALLRSLCLYIDRAISESVPSGAPGTAALKIKRFIEEHAFSTFKLEEAARHAGLSLSRAVRLFKEQFGKTMIQYAIEIRLQAAVEQIKYSELKLERIGKACGFASYSYFHRVFRTHYGLSPLEYRSLHLQRGSGGSEGES; translated from the coding sequence TTGGAAATCTCGAGATGGGGGCCGTTCGTCCTGGAAACTTCCGTGCTGATCTGCGACTATTCCAGCCATTACAAGCCGTTTCTCCACGATGCGAGAAGCGGCCTGCAGCATTATCTATTTCGCCTGCAGACCGAAGGCACCTGCGAGGTCGCCTCGGGCGGCGCCTCCTACCGGCTTGCCGGCGGCGACCTGCTCCTGCTTCGTCCCGGAGACGACTATCATCTGATCGTGAACGAGCCGGCCAAGAAGGGCCGGCTGTCGAGCGGAGACTATTACCTCTTTTGCCAAGGCACCTGGATCGACGGATGGTGGAGCCGAAAGGCGCGCCCGACGGTCAGTCCCATCGGAGCCGACGAGCAGCTCATCACGCTGTGGCGCAGCCTTCTGCTGGAAAAGCGCCGCCACGCCCTCGACGAGGATGCGGAGCTGAAGGACGCGCTCCTGCGCAGCCTCTGCCTGTACATCGACCGGGCGATCAGCGAGAGCGTGCCGAGCGGGGCGCCGGGAACGGCGGCGCTCAAGATCAAGCGGTTCATCGAGGAGCATGCCTTCTCCACCTTCAAGCTCGAGGAAGCGGCGCGGCATGCCGGACTGAGCCTGTCCCGCGCGGTAAGGCTGTTCAAGGAGCAGTTCGGCAAGACGATGATCCAGTATGCGATCGAGATCCGGCTGCAAGCGGCCGTCGAGCAGATCAAGTACAGCGAGCTGAAGCTCGAGCGGATCGGCAAGGCTTGCGGCTTCGCCAGCTACTCGTATTTCCACCGCGTCTTTCGAACGCATTACGGGCTCTCTCCGCTGGAGTACCGATCCCTGCACTTGCAGCGAGGCTCGGGCGGCTCGGAGGGCGAGTCCTGA
- a CDS encoding sugar phosphate isomerase/epimerase family protein, with amino-acid sequence MTKISIGLQLYTLREETATDFKGTLRKVAALGYQGVEFAGYGDLTAEEMKATLDELGLKGFSSHVSLHALRQDLQKEIDYLKTIGAAYMICPYLLEEDRPQTGEGWTALYAELQAIGTEAAKQGLIFGYHNHEFEFEGRVGEENAFDAMFQATAPEAVQVEMDVCWVQFAGRDPVTYIGKYAGRLPLLHLKDFALDEQGGMKTLELGQGGVDLPGVIEAAEAAGVQWLIVEQDHCQNPPLDSVASSFDWVQRHYLNA; translated from the coding sequence ATGACCAAAATCAGCATCGGCCTGCAGCTGTACACGCTGCGGGAGGAGACCGCGACCGACTTCAAGGGCACGCTGCGCAAAGTGGCGGCGCTCGGCTACCAAGGCGTCGAGTTCGCAGGTTATGGAGACCTTACCGCCGAAGAGATGAAAGCGACGCTGGACGAGCTGGGCCTGAAGGGCTTCAGCAGCCACGTCTCGCTGCACGCGCTGCGCCAGGACCTGCAGAAGGAGATCGACTACCTGAAGACGATCGGCGCCGCGTACATGATCTGTCCTTATCTCCTGGAAGAGGACCGGCCGCAGACGGGCGAGGGCTGGACCGCCCTGTACGCCGAGCTGCAGGCGATCGGGACCGAGGCGGCCAAGCAGGGGCTGATCTTCGGCTACCACAACCATGAGTTCGAGTTCGAGGGCCGGGTCGGCGAGGAGAACGCGTTCGACGCCATGTTCCAGGCGACGGCGCCGGAAGCGGTCCAGGTCGAGATGGACGTCTGCTGGGTGCAGTTCGCCGGACGCGATCCGGTGACGTACATCGGCAAGTATGCCGGACGCCTGCCGCTCCTCCACCTCAAGGACTTCGCCCTCGACGAGCAAGGCGGAATGAAGACGCTGGAGCTCGGACAAGGCGGCGTGGATCTGCCGGGCGTCATCGAGGCAGCCGAGGCAGCGGGCGTGCAGTGGCTGATCGTGGAGCAGGATCATTGCCAGAACCCGCCGCTCGACAGCGTGGCCAGCAGCTTCGACTGGGTGCAGCGCCATTATTTGAACGCTTGA
- a CDS encoding DUF6005 family protein — translation MSIKIHCLMSCLCEIVKRRGEADHRPFYFGVWDAEFDVTADGRLAYHSERLSHQRRFDDYERLFGLRAERWHDPGLSPERNVQRLLELMEAQPEHRYLLVMLDMSRLPDRETKAGMSPFPHYLMVSKTDRDDTWFVFDPDFRWEGEAKRDDVVAAILAMGEDGAGYSIDAGEVGSPSLELVDAYFRETFRPERNELTEQVRAIVTRAADAGSPEALAHLLPALKQLKVLAIRKYGYEYALMYFQDTLGYSRDHFLKWANRVEDLCQTYSTAHYLSVKIAMTGKKALVETLLESLDEADEIERGIKEEVWRQYDGWRQAKLGEPAPPLPQPAEVPA, via the coding sequence ATGAGCATCAAGATCCATTGCCTGATGAGCTGCTTGTGCGAGATCGTAAAAAGGCGCGGAGAAGCCGATCACCGGCCGTTCTATTTCGGCGTATGGGACGCGGAGTTCGACGTGACGGCCGACGGCCGCCTCGCCTATCATTCCGAAAGGCTGTCGCATCAGCGGCGGTTCGACGATTACGAGCGCCTGTTCGGCCTGCGCGCGGAGCGCTGGCATGACCCCGGCCTCTCGCCGGAGCGCAACGTGCAGCGGCTGCTGGAGCTGATGGAGGCCCAGCCGGAGCATCGCTACCTGCTCGTCATGCTCGACATGAGCCGGCTGCCGGACCGCGAGACGAAGGCGGGCATGAGCCCGTTTCCCCATTATCTGATGGTGTCGAAGACCGATCGGGACGATACGTGGTTCGTGTTCGATCCGGACTTCCGCTGGGAGGGAGAGGCCAAAAGGGACGACGTCGTCGCGGCCATCCTGGCGATGGGCGAGGACGGCGCGGGCTACTCGATCGATGCGGGGGAGGTGGGATCGCCTTCCTTGGAGCTCGTGGACGCCTACTTCCGCGAGACGTTCCGCCCGGAGCGCAACGAGCTGACGGAGCAGGTGCGCGCCATCGTGACGAGGGCGGCCGACGCCGGATCGCCGGAGGCGCTCGCGCATCTGCTGCCGGCGCTGAAGCAGCTCAAGGTGCTCGCGATCCGCAAGTACGGCTACGAGTACGCCTTGATGTACTTCCAGGACACGCTCGGCTATTCGCGCGATCATTTCCTGAAGTGGGCGAACCGCGTCGAGGACCTGTGCCAGACGTACTCGACCGCTCACTATTTGTCCGTGAAGATCGCCATGACCGGCAAAAAAGCGCTCGTCGAGACGCTGCTCGAAAGCCTCGACGAAGCCGACGAAATCGAACGCGGCATCAAGGAGGAGGTTTGGCGCCAGTACGACGGCTGGCGGCAGGCCAAGCTCGGCGAGCCGGCCCCGCCGCTGCCGCAGCCGGCGGAGGTTCCGGCATGA
- a CDS encoding phosphopantetheine-binding protein, whose amino-acid sequence MPREGRRDELRALMEQSLGLGGLPERLDDELRLAEDLGLDSILVMQLIVWIEVRLGLAVPDAEVDPRAFATVGSVLDFMGELRPLAAEGKG is encoded by the coding sequence ATGCCGAGAGAAGGGAGAAGGGACGAGCTGCGCGCCTTGATGGAGCAGAGCCTGGGCCTCGGCGGGCTGCCGGAGCGGCTGGACGACGAGCTGCGGCTCGCCGAGGACCTGGGGCTGGACTCTATCCTCGTCATGCAGCTGATCGTCTGGATCGAGGTGCGGCTCGGGCTGGCGGTGCCGGACGCGGAGGTCGATCCGCGCGCGTTCGCGACGGTCGGCTCGGTGCTGGACTTCATGGGGGAGCTGCGCCCGCTCGCAGCGGAAGGGAAGGGTTGA
- a CDS encoding DUF4145 domain-containing protein, whose translation MKSILFEVKKDQITVLPNPNLESKFPYLWYHKINILPAFSVGHFIGYLGSLAGVSTNEDRIEGNNIVMASDAGEDGVQTIHIVLNYYGIRDYALLFPWITDLKLRTRVGAFYEEAEKSFEQGVWLSFALMCGAVFEGMLYAKLKATDELNLNGMIIQAVSEGLIDDHQANIMHMVRRMRNLVHGSQYNKRYISRKDAMDISSLLIDLVKHFSY comes from the coding sequence TTGAAATCTATTTTATTTGAAGTGAAGAAAGATCAAATAACCGTTCTTCCAAATCCAAATTTAGAAAGTAAATTTCCATATCTTTGGTATCACAAAATTAATATCCTACCTGCATTTTCTGTAGGGCACTTTATAGGGTATCTGGGTTCTTTGGCTGGAGTTTCTACGAATGAAGATAGAATTGAGGGTAATAACATTGTAATGGCTTCTGATGCTGGCGAAGATGGAGTACAAACCATTCATATAGTTTTAAATTACTATGGCATTAGAGATTATGCACTTTTGTTTCCATGGATTACTGATCTAAAGCTTAGAACTAGAGTAGGCGCATTTTATGAGGAAGCAGAAAAAAGCTTTGAACAAGGAGTATGGTTATCTTTTGCATTGATGTGCGGTGCTGTTTTTGAAGGAATGCTATATGCAAAGCTTAAAGCGACGGATGAATTGAATCTTAATGGAATGATTATTCAAGCGGTATCCGAAGGTCTTATTGATGATCATCAGGCTAATATTATGCACATGGTAAGAAGAATGCGTAATCTGGTTCATGGGAGCCAATATAATAAACGATATATATCCAGAAAAGATGCCATGGATATAAGTTCGTTGCTCATTGATCTTGTAAAACATTTTTCTTATTAA
- a CDS encoding IucA/IucC family protein has protein sequence MNEARSAAERTALQAMVNCYARETRTAAELRLPHEAPAGVQPGRAGSLELRLSAQGLVLWIGLNYYSPTGRHGASGKAWYRPELGGALAEADYVTASALLAQELALTRPGSARRDELLLRIIESCRNVEEIVAAALARPEPEPGEEDFLAAEQSLYFGHGFHPTPKSRQGMNGTEASVYCPELGGRFRLHYFQAHPSIVRERSAVVRPASELLRSELLADPEAAPELQERAADAGWTMLPVHPLQARWLLEQPRTQDWLKRGLLRDLGPGGREYLPTSSVRTVYHPDAAYMFKFSLRVKLTNSLRVMKTNELESGIEIRRLLDTRIGEACRADSGFAVMADPAYATLEEQGGPASGFEVVLRDNPFRGGEACRTVTIAALAQEPLPGRRSPLGRLIGRLAERTGLAEAEASRRWFRRYLVLSLRPLVRLHLAYGIALEAHMQNSLVELDGDGWPVRYWFRDNQGYYFSRSMLGVLERELPGIGSKSGDVYADEVTDEHLIYYLMVNHLFGLAGAFGSEGLAEEEELLLDIRRELEAFRPLDRDGSRFLERLLQAEELPCKGNLLTRLHDMDELELPLERQSVYVPIPNPLLAAAGLGRKSGGRRALAEAMGGGAS, from the coding sequence ATGAACGAGGCCAGATCGGCCGCAGAGCGGACGGCTCTGCAAGCGATGGTCAATTGCTATGCCCGCGAAACAAGGACGGCCGCCGAGCTGCGGCTGCCGCACGAAGCGCCTGCGGGCGTCCAGCCGGGCCGGGCCGGCTCGCTGGAGCTGCGCCTGAGCGCGCAGGGACTCGTGCTGTGGATCGGACTGAACTATTACTCGCCGACCGGCAGGCATGGAGCCAGCGGCAAAGCCTGGTACCGGCCGGAGCTCGGCGGAGCGCTGGCGGAAGCCGACTACGTCACGGCGTCGGCGCTGCTCGCGCAGGAGCTGGCGCTGACGAGGCCGGGCTCGGCACGCCGCGACGAGTTGCTGCTGCGGATCATCGAGAGCTGCCGCAACGTGGAGGAGATCGTCGCCGCCGCGCTTGCCCGGCCGGAGCCGGAGCCAGGCGAAGAGGATTTCCTGGCCGCCGAGCAGTCGCTCTATTTCGGCCACGGCTTCCACCCGACGCCGAAAAGCCGCCAAGGCATGAACGGCACGGAAGCGAGCGTCTACTGTCCCGAGCTCGGGGGACGCTTCCGGCTGCACTATTTCCAGGCGCATCCGTCCATCGTCAGAGAGCGGTCGGCGGTCGTTCGGCCGGCTTCGGAGCTGCTGCGCAGCGAGCTGCTGGCCGATCCCGAAGCGGCGCCGGAGCTCCAGGAGCGCGCCGCCGACGCCGGGTGGACGATGCTCCCGGTCCATCCGCTGCAGGCGCGCTGGCTGCTGGAGCAGCCGCGGACGCAAGACTGGCTGAAGCGCGGGCTGCTGCGGGATCTGGGGCCAGGGGGCAGGGAATACCTGCCGACATCATCCGTGCGCACGGTCTACCATCCGGATGCGGCCTACATGTTTAAATTCTCGCTGCGGGTGAAGCTGACCAACTCGCTGCGGGTCATGAAGACGAACGAGCTCGAGAGCGGCATCGAAATTCGCCGTCTGCTCGATACGCGCATCGGCGAGGCTTGCCGGGCCGATTCCGGCTTCGCGGTGATGGCGGACCCGGCCTACGCGACGCTGGAGGAGCAGGGCGGCCCGGCAAGCGGCTTCGAGGTCGTGCTGCGGGACAATCCGTTCCGCGGCGGCGAGGCGTGCCGGACGGTCACGATCGCCGCGCTCGCCCAGGAGCCGCTGCCCGGAAGGCGCTCGCCGCTCGGCCGCCTGATCGGACGGCTCGCCGAGCGGACCGGCCTCGCGGAGGCGGAGGCGTCAAGGCGCTGGTTCCGCCGCTATCTCGTGCTGTCGCTGCGACCGCTCGTCCGGCTGCATCTCGCGTACGGCATCGCGCTCGAGGCGCATATGCAGAACAGCCTCGTCGAGCTGGACGGCGACGGCTGGCCGGTGCGGTACTGGTTCCGCGACAATCAAGGCTATTATTTCAGCCGCTCCATGCTGGGCGTATTGGAGCGCGAGCTGCCCGGCATCGGCAGCAAGAGCGGCGACGTCTACGCCGACGAGGTGACGGACGAGCATCTGATCTACTACCTGATGGTCAACCATCTGTTCGGCCTCGCCGGCGCGTTCGGCAGCGAGGGCTTGGCCGAGGAGGAGGAGCTGCTGCTGGACATCCGGCGGGAGCTGGAAGCGTTCCGCCCGCTGGACCGGGACGGCTCGCGCTTCCTGGAGCGGCTGCTGCAGGCGGAGGAGCTGCCGTGCAAAGGCAATCTGCTGACGCGTCTGCATGACATGGACGAGCTGGAGCTGCCGCTCGAGCGGCAGTCGGTCTACGTGCCGATCCCTAACCCGCTGCTCGCGGCGGCTGGGCTCGGACGGAAGAGCGGCGGGCGCAGGGCGCTCGCCGAAGCGATGGGAGGAGGAGCTTCATGA